In one Lycium barbarum isolate Lr01 chromosome 7, ASM1917538v2, whole genome shotgun sequence genomic region, the following are encoded:
- the LOC132603030 gene encoding uncharacterized protein LOC132603030, translating into MIHDSCPEVRLSTVNAVIYLLGNPHSHDILKVLLPRMGHLINDISPPVRAAVVDLLLALTDLRKFQFRVDEEGTNSIGGYDKEHFINPSDEGNDESDDIQNVDSIMFPKPSLKRRGSIDDTETSNQVKKNKAKSGAASIREDIHSLVEFMSSKSTATSPSVDDPVIDKCMNMLANFSDIPAGCGKYNYVCNMFLKKDVRQLFLKMETDEARKSWLEYNYQLHLQKMG; encoded by the coding sequence ATGATACATGACTCATGCCCTGAAGTCAGGTTGTCAACAGTAAATGCTGTGATATACCTACTTGGAAACCCCCATTCTCACGACATCCTTAAAGTGCTATTACCAAGAATGGGTCATTTGATTAATGATATTTCTCCTCCAGTTCGTGCTGCAGTTGTAGATCTCCTTCTCGCTTTAACGGATTTAAGAAAATTTCAGTTTCGAGTTGATGAAGAAGGAACAAATAGTATTGGTGGCTATGACAAAGAACACTTTATCAATCCTAGTGATGAAGGGAATGATGAAAGTGATGATATACAGAATGTGGATTCTATTATGTTTCCTAAGCCGTCACTTAAAAGACGAGGTTCAATTGATGATACCGAAACTAGCaatcaagtaaaaaaaaataaggcaAAATCTGGTGCGGCATCAATAAGAGAGGATATACACTCTCTAGTGGAGTTTATGTCTAGTAAAAGCACTGCTACATCCCCTTCGGTAGATGATCCCGTCATCGATAAGTGTATGAATATGTTGGCAAATTTTTCCGATATTCCTGCTGGGTGTGGAAAGTACAACTATGTTTGCAACATGTTTCTTAAGAAGGATGTACGTCAACTGTTTCTTAAGATGGAAACTGATGAAGCTCGGAAATCTTGGTTGGAGTATAACTATCAGTTACACCttcagaaaatgggctga